The following proteins are co-located in the uncultured Draconibacterium sp. genome:
- the ftsA gene encoding cell division protein FtsA, producing MASKSNLSVVIDIGTSKLVALAGRVTELGKMEILGVAKTPSKGIKRGVIFNLADVIESITKVLGLLDDQLEDEIEVVDVAYAGKEMKTVNYQASRFTGEGGVVSNFDIDELYNEAKNVELKSGYRILKVIPTSFVSDDEIEELKPVGVTGKKIEARYKLVVIPEVDLINLQRVFESVGVELGEVYHSSLAIAEAVLPKHEKEMGTVVLDMGAGTSNLAVFYENSLVHTAVIPFAGEVITNDLKCGCATFMEKAELLKVKYGQALGDQIKSEDTVTIAKNNGWEPKEITIKSLAYIIQARLEEIVEIVNSEIEKSGVKDLLGTGIVVTGGTSSLENIITLVKYHTGMDARMAYSVVHPVNRKDEVKSPDMYTALGALKLALTNVEAPVRILPEPGNKSRSGKSIFPNFKGALQSAINFFDDGSEDLELK from the coding sequence ATGGCTTCAAAATCAAATCTTTCAGTTGTTATTGATATAGGAACATCAAAATTAGTAGCCCTTGCAGGACGCGTAACCGAATTGGGTAAAATGGAAATTCTGGGTGTCGCAAAAACACCTTCAAAGGGAATAAAACGTGGGGTTATTTTTAATCTCGCCGACGTAATTGAGTCGATTACCAAAGTTTTAGGATTATTGGATGATCAGCTTGAAGACGAAATTGAAGTGGTTGATGTGGCGTATGCCGGAAAAGAAATGAAAACAGTAAATTACCAGGCTTCGCGGTTTACCGGCGAGGGTGGGGTTGTTTCTAATTTCGACATTGATGAGCTATACAACGAAGCCAAAAATGTGGAGCTTAAAAGTGGCTACCGAATTCTGAAAGTTATACCTACTTCGTTTGTTAGCGACGATGAAATAGAGGAATTAAAACCTGTTGGTGTTACCGGCAAAAAAATTGAAGCCCGCTACAAATTAGTGGTTATTCCGGAAGTTGATCTGATCAACCTGCAACGTGTTTTCGAAAGTGTTGGAGTGGAGTTGGGCGAAGTATATCATTCGTCGCTGGCCATTGCCGAAGCTGTATTGCCAAAACACGAAAAGGAAATGGGTACAGTGGTGTTGGATATGGGGGCCGGAACAAGCAACCTTGCCGTTTTTTATGAAAATTCACTGGTTCATACAGCAGTTATTCCTTTTGCCGGCGAGGTGATCACCAATGATTTAAAATGTGGTTGTGCAACTTTTATGGAAAAGGCCGAACTGCTAAAAGTAAAATACGGACAGGCACTTGGCGATCAGATTAAAAGCGAAGATACAGTTACCATAGCCAAAAATAACGGTTGGGAACCCAAAGAAATAACCATAAAAAGTTTAGCCTACATTATACAGGCGCGACTGGAGGAAATTGTTGAGATTGTAAATTCTGAAATTGAAAAGTCGGGTGTGAAAGATCTTTTGGGGACCGGTATTGTGGTAACCGGCGGAACTTCATCTTTGGAAAATATAATTACACTTGTAAAATACCACACCGGAATGGATGCCCGAATGGCCTATTCTGTTGTGCACCCGGTTAATCGAAAAGATGAAGTAAAAAGCCCCGATATGTACACTGCTTTGGGCGCATTAAAACTGGCGCTGACAAATGTGGAAGCACCGGTTAGGATTTTACCCGAGCCCGGGAATAAGAGCAGGAGCGGGAAAAGTATTTTCCCAAATTTTAAAGGTGCGCTGCAAAGTGCCATTAATTTTTTCGACGACGGAAGTGAAGATTTGGAATTGAAATAA
- a CDS encoding Mur ligase domain-containing protein, translating to MKSIENIKNVYFLGIGGIGMSALARYFKFTGRNVAGYDRTQTALTDALQEEGIDVHFEDDVKHIPGNWNPATTIAVYTPALPDDHEELAWFKSQPIGLFKRAKVLGLICNEKSGIGVAGTHGKTTTSTIVANILNKTEKGCGAFLGGISKNFKSNLLLPKADSPWIVAEADEFDRSFLHLNPQLALITSIDADHLDIYGEKEKIVESFEKYISQIKAGGKLVLKKGVELDTTKTSAEIYSYALQGDADFFGFKSEIG from the coding sequence ATGAAGAGCATCGAGAACATAAAGAATGTTTATTTCCTCGGAATTGGAGGAATTGGGATGAGTGCGCTGGCACGGTATTTTAAATTTACCGGGCGGAATGTGGCTGGTTACGACCGCACACAAACTGCCTTAACAGACGCATTGCAGGAAGAAGGAATTGATGTTCATTTTGAAGATGATGTTAAACATATTCCGGGAAATTGGAATCCGGCTACAACAATAGCTGTTTATACACCTGCATTGCCCGACGACCACGAAGAGCTGGCCTGGTTTAAATCGCAGCCCATTGGTTTGTTTAAACGCGCGAAAGTATTGGGCCTAATTTGCAACGAAAAAAGTGGAATTGGTGTTGCCGGAACGCACGGTAAAACAACTACCAGTACCATTGTTGCTAATATTCTAAATAAAACAGAAAAAGGATGCGGCGCATTTTTAGGAGGAATTTCTAAAAATTTCAAAAGTAACTTATTGCTTCCAAAAGCCGATTCGCCATGGATTGTTGCTGAAGCTGACGAGTTCGATCGTTCGTTTTTACACCTGAATCCACAACTGGCATTAATTACTTCAATCGACGCCGATCATCTGGATATTTATGGCGAAAAAGAGAAGATAGTTGAGTCATTCGAAAAATACATTTCGCAAATTAAGGCCGGTGGCAAACTCGTGCTAAAAAAAGGAGTAGAGTTGGATACAACAAAAACTTCAGCCGAAATATACTCTTATGCTTTGCAGGGCGACGCCGATTTTTTCGGCTTTAAATCTGAAATTGGATGA
- the murG gene encoding undecaprenyldiphospho-muramoylpentapeptide beta-N-acetylglucosaminyltransferase translates to MKKKINKVILSGGGTGGHIFPALSIANEIKRRNPEVDILFVGALGRMEMEKIPAAGYEIVGLPVMGFPRKPSLKIFTFFQKLMQSASMAKKIVKDFQPEIAIGVGGYASGPLLRAAAKKKVPCLIQEQNSYAGITNKLLSKKVNSICVAYDKMEKFFPADKIVFTGNPVRENLTQKQNRKEALDYFSLSENEKVILIVGGSLGARSINNSVLKNIKEIAASGVKVVWQTGAIYFDRIQEELKESKPENLQIHKFINRMDLAYEVADLVISRAGAGTISELCLVGKTSVLVPSPNVSEDHQTKNAMALVGKDAALMVKDNEIDDKLFPLAFSVVADKSKCETISGKIKELAKPEATRTIVDEVEKLIR, encoded by the coding sequence ATGAAGAAAAAAATAAATAAGGTAATATTAAGTGGAGGTGGTACCGGGGGACATATTTTCCCGGCTTTGTCCATTGCAAACGAAATCAAAAGGCGAAATCCCGAGGTAGATATTTTGTTTGTGGGTGCCCTTGGCCGCATGGAAATGGAAAAAATTCCGGCAGCCGGATACGAAATAGTAGGTTTGCCGGTGATGGGTTTTCCTCGTAAACCAAGCCTTAAAATTTTTACGTTCTTTCAAAAATTAATGCAAAGCGCATCGATGGCAAAGAAGATTGTAAAAGACTTTCAGCCCGAAATTGCAATTGGTGTTGGTGGTTATGCCAGCGGGCCTTTGTTGCGTGCGGCCGCAAAAAAGAAAGTTCCGTGTTTAATTCAGGAGCAAAATTCGTATGCCGGAATTACAAATAAATTGCTGAGTAAAAAAGTCAATTCAATTTGTGTGGCCTACGATAAAATGGAGAAATTTTTCCCGGCCGATAAAATTGTGTTTACCGGAAATCCGGTTCGCGAGAATTTAACGCAGAAACAAAACCGGAAAGAGGCTTTGGATTATTTTTCACTCAGTGAAAACGAAAAAGTGATTCTGATAGTGGGAGGTAGCCTGGGAGCACGTTCTATCAATAATTCTGTTCTAAAAAATATAAAAGAAATTGCAGCGTCGGGAGTAAAAGTAGTTTGGCAAACCGGAGCCATTTATTTCGATCGCATTCAGGAGGAACTAAAAGAAAGCAAGCCTGAAAATCTGCAGATCCATAAATTTATAAATCGGATGGATTTGGCATACGAAGTGGCTGATTTGGTTATTTCAAGGGCAGGTGCCGGAACGATTTCGGAATTGTGTTTGGTAGGAAAAACATCGGTTTTGGTGCCTTCGCCAAATGTGTCGGAAGATCACCAGACAAAAAATGCAATGGCTTTGGTGGGAAAAGATGCTGCCTTAATGGTAAAAGACAACGAAATAGATGATAAACTTTTTCCATTGGCTTTTAGTGTAGTTGCTGATAAAAGCAAATGCGAAACTATATCGGGTAAAATTAAAGAATTGGCAAAACCTGAAGCCACCCGAACAATTGTTGACGAAGTAGAGAAATTAATAAGATGA
- a CDS encoding FtsW/RodA/SpoVE family cell cycle protein, with the protein MELSIGKIFKGDRVIWMVLMLLSLLSLLIVYSATGALAYRVASGNTFKYLLRQVGFLSAGIGVILLMVNVFPIKLYSKLALWAVWASIGFLLFSVAMKGTQFVSSSGRTLNFFGLTFQPAELAKISLILYTAKILGKRQKTRGDLWDAFKRIILFTGAICGLIFISDFSTSALLFATVMTMMFAGRIPLLYLFSVVGAGIALIVVIYFTADILPDGLGRVQTMKGRIERFINGDPNSEKGITQADYAKLAIYSGGIFGKGPGHSDVSNYMAAAYNDFIFAIIVEEYGLIGGTFVILLFLIFFFRGVTIVRRATRTFPAFLVIGLTLVLVYQAMINIGVSSGALPVTGQPLPWISLGGTSLLFTSVAFGLILSVSHQNQKNHEVEEQPLMVKAPDEDYEIENEEKNK; encoded by the coding sequence ATGGAGCTTTCCATAGGGAAAATATTTAAAGGCGACCGCGTTATCTGGATGGTTTTGATGTTGTTGTCATTGCTGTCGTTACTTATTGTGTACAGTGCAACTGGTGCATTGGCCTATCGCGTTGCTTCGGGTAATACCTTTAAATACTTGTTGAGGCAAGTTGGATTTTTAAGCGCAGGTATTGGCGTAATTTTATTAATGGTGAATGTTTTCCCAATTAAGTTGTACTCAAAACTCGCATTGTGGGCCGTTTGGGCCAGCATTGGTTTTTTACTTTTTTCGGTTGCGATGAAAGGAACCCAGTTTGTTTCCAGTAGCGGACGAACACTTAATTTCTTTGGCTTAACTTTTCAGCCGGCTGAGCTTGCAAAAATCTCACTCATTTTATATACCGCAAAAATCCTGGGGAAACGACAAAAAACCCGGGGCGATTTGTGGGATGCCTTTAAACGAATCATACTTTTTACCGGTGCAATTTGTGGTCTTATTTTTATATCCGATTTCTCAACATCAGCCCTGCTTTTTGCAACTGTAATGACCATGATGTTTGCCGGACGAATTCCGTTGTTGTATCTCTTCTCTGTGGTTGGCGCCGGAATTGCCTTAATTGTAGTTATTTATTTTACCGCCGATATCTTACCCGATGGACTTGGTCGCGTACAAACCATGAAAGGACGTATTGAGCGTTTTATTAACGGCGATCCAAATTCTGAAAAGGGAATAACCCAGGCCGATTATGCCAAACTTGCTATTTACTCGGGAGGAATATTCGGGAAAGGTCCCGGACACTCGGATGTGAGTAACTACATGGCAGCTGCATATAACGATTTTATTTTTGCAATTATAGTGGAAGAATATGGTTTGATCGGTGGCACTTTTGTGATTTTACTTTTCCTGATTTTCTTTTTCAGGGGAGTAACAATCGTGCGGCGGGCCACACGAACATTCCCGGCCTTTCTGGTAATTGGGCTAACCCTGGTATTGGTTTACCAGGCCATGATAAATATTGGTGTTTCGAGCGGAGCACTGCCGGTTACCGGTCAGCCGCTGCCCTGGATAAGTTTGGGCGGAACATCCTTGTTGTTTACTTCGGTGGCTTTTGGATTGATTTTAAGTGTGAGTCACCAGAATCAGAAAAACCATGAAGTGGAGGAACAACCGCTTATGGTGAAAGCTCCCGACGAAGATTACGAAATTGAAAATGAAGAAAAAAATAAATAA
- the murD gene encoding UDP-N-acetylmuramoyl-L-alanine--D-glutamate ligase, with product MKKLVAILGAGESGVGAAILAQKKGYDVFVSDMGKVKEKYKEVLSNYNIDFEEEKHTSEKILSAVLVVKSPGIPDTAPLIVALKEKGIPVISEIEFGGRYSSAKTICITGSNGKTTTTLLTYHILKNAGINVGLAGNVGKSFAWQVAEEEHDVYVIELSSFQLDGMYDFRADVAVLMNITPDHLDRYGYDMQNYIDSKFRILQNQTNNDYFIYCDDDEVIKNELSKREIKPVQIPFGLGMASEPGAGVHENRIIINFHQNQFSMSILDLSLQGKHNTYNSMAAGIASMVFEIRNEQLRESMSDFTGVEHRLERFLKVHGIEFINDSKATNVNSSWYALESVHKPIVWIAGGVDKGNDYSMLQGLVNNKVKAIVCLGKNNAKLHEAFGDLVADIVDASSMEEAVKAAYYLARNGDSVLLSPACASFDLFENYEDRGNQFKKQVRNL from the coding sequence TTGAAAAAGTTGGTAGCCATATTAGGAGCTGGTGAAAGCGGGGTTGGAGCAGCCATTCTTGCGCAAAAAAAAGGATACGATGTTTTTGTATCCGACATGGGCAAAGTAAAAGAAAAATACAAAGAGGTTCTTTCAAATTATAATATTGATTTTGAGGAAGAAAAACATACATCAGAGAAAATACTTAGTGCCGTTTTGGTGGTGAAAAGTCCCGGTATTCCTGACACCGCTCCTCTAATTGTTGCGTTAAAAGAAAAGGGGATTCCGGTTATTTCTGAAATTGAATTTGGCGGAAGATATTCTTCGGCGAAAACAATTTGCATAACCGGAAGTAACGGCAAAACCACTACTACATTGCTTACTTACCACATTCTGAAAAATGCGGGTATTAATGTGGGGCTGGCCGGAAATGTTGGAAAAAGTTTTGCCTGGCAGGTGGCCGAAGAGGAGCACGATGTGTATGTGATCGAGCTTAGTAGTTTTCAGTTGGACGGGATGTACGATTTTAGAGCAGATGTTGCCGTTTTAATGAACATTACTCCCGATCATTTGGATCGTTACGGTTATGATATGCAAAACTACATCGACTCCAAATTCAGGATTCTTCAAAATCAAACAAACAACGATTACTTCATTTATTGCGACGACGATGAAGTGATAAAAAACGAATTAAGTAAACGAGAGATAAAACCTGTTCAAATTCCTTTTGGGTTAGGAATGGCATCCGAGCCGGGGGCAGGAGTACACGAGAATCGGATAATTATAAATTTTCATCAAAACCAATTCAGTATGTCTATTCTGGATTTATCATTACAGGGAAAACACAACACGTACAACAGTATGGCCGCAGGAATTGCGAGTATGGTGTTTGAGATCAGAAACGAACAGTTGAGAGAGAGTATGTCTGATTTTACTGGTGTTGAACACCGTTTGGAGCGCTTTCTGAAAGTACACGGCATTGAGTTTATTAACGACTCGAAAGCCACCAACGTTAATTCATCGTGGTATGCGCTCGAAAGTGTGCATAAACCAATTGTGTGGATTGCCGGTGGAGTCGACAAAGGAAACGACTATTCGATGCTTCAGGGGCTGGTAAATAACAAAGTAAAAGCAATTGTTTGTTTGGGTAAAAACAATGCCAAGTTGCACGAAGCTTTTGGCGATTTGGTAGCCGATATTGTAGATGCCTCCAGCATGGAAGAAGCGGTAAAAGCGGCATATTACCTCGCACGTAACGGCGATTCAGTGTTACTTTCACCCGCTTGTGCAAGTTTCGATTTGTTCGAGAACTACGAAGACAGAGGCAACCAGTTTAAAAAACAAGTAAGAAATTTGTAA
- the mraY gene encoding phospho-N-acetylmuramoyl-pentapeptide-transferase: MFYWLYELLAGYDIPGIGMLPGITFRSAAAIILSLFITTVFGKKMIRILQRKQIGDEVRDLGLEGQMQKQGTPTMGGIIILMAIIIPTLLFAKLDNIYILLMLITTAFLGLIGFIDDYIKVFLKNKEGLAGKFKILGQVSLGLFVAAALFISDDVKVREHIQDENGNNLTEITTNQTTGEQVTQFVTEDVKSTKTTIPFVKSNEFDYGWLVAFAGDAARWLKWVVYALAIILIITAVSNAANLTDGIDGLATGTSAISGATLGILAYVSGNIIYADYLNIMYIPNIGELTVFIAAFIGATVGFLWYNSFPAQVFMGDTGSLALGGILAVFAIIIRKEILIPLLCGIFLIENLSVVIQVSWFKYTKRKYGEGRRVFLMSPIHHHFQKKGFPEPKIVTRFWIVGIILAVVTIATLKMR; encoded by the coding sequence ATGTTTTACTGGTTATACGAATTATTAGCAGGTTATGATATTCCGGGTATTGGAATGCTTCCGGGTATTACTTTCCGTTCGGCGGCTGCCATAATTCTGTCGCTTTTTATTACCACCGTTTTTGGGAAAAAAATGATTCGCATTTTGCAACGCAAACAAATTGGCGACGAAGTGCGCGACCTTGGTTTGGAAGGACAAATGCAAAAGCAGGGAACTCCGACTATGGGTGGCATTATCATTTTAATGGCCATAATAATTCCAACACTGTTATTTGCCAAACTCGATAACATCTACATTTTGTTGATGCTGATTACCACTGCCTTTTTGGGCTTAATCGGTTTTATCGACGATTACATTAAAGTTTTCCTGAAAAACAAAGAAGGTCTGGCCGGTAAATTTAAAATATTAGGTCAGGTAAGTTTGGGATTGTTTGTGGCTGCCGCACTTTTTATCAGCGACGATGTAAAAGTTCGTGAGCACATTCAAGATGAAAACGGGAATAATCTCACAGAAATTACAACAAATCAAACAACCGGCGAACAAGTTACACAGTTTGTAACCGAAGATGTTAAATCAACCAAAACAACCATCCCGTTTGTAAAATCGAACGAGTTTGATTATGGCTGGCTGGTAGCTTTTGCAGGCGATGCAGCGCGCTGGTTAAAGTGGGTGGTTTATGCTTTGGCAATTATTTTAATTATAACTGCAGTTTCAAATGCGGCCAACTTAACCGATGGAATTGATGGCCTGGCCACAGGAACTTCAGCAATAAGTGGCGCTACCTTGGGAATTTTAGCTTACGTAAGCGGTAACATCATTTATGCCGATTACCTGAATATAATGTACATCCCAAATATTGGAGAATTAACCGTTTTTATTGCCGCGTTTATTGGAGCCACTGTTGGCTTTTTGTGGTACAATTCATTTCCTGCACAGGTTTTTATGGGCGATACCGGAAGTTTGGCTTTGGGCGGAATTCTGGCTGTTTTTGCAATTATCATCCGAAAAGAAATTTTAATACCGCTGCTTTGCGGAATCTTCCTGATAGAAAATCTTTCAGTTGTAATCCAGGTGAGCTGGTTTAAATATACAAAACGGAAATACGGTGAAGGACGCAGGGTGTTTTTAATGAGTCCCATCCATCATCATTTTCAGAAGAAAGGATTTCCTGAACCAAAAATTGTAACACGCTTTTGGATTGTGGGAATCATTCTGGCAGTAGTAACAATCGCAACTTTAAAAATGAGATAA
- a CDS encoding UDP-N-acetylmuramoyl-L-alanyl-D-glutamate--2,6-diaminopimelate ligase: MKLQDLLGNIECVEQVGSLDLDITGIEFDSRKVKKDFAFVAQRGVHVDGHKFIEKAIEQGAAVVVCEEMPSAFPENVAFVKVADSNKVLGELAAAFYGFPSRKMKVVGVTGTNGKTSIATLLHKLFLLQGYNAGLISTISYKINEREETASHTTPNALKIQELLAEMAGEGCEFCFMEVSSHAIHQKRISGIEYAGGIFTNITHDHLDYHKTFAEYIKAKKAFFDALPKTAFALSNIDDKNGLVMMQNTKARKLTYSNRAMADYRCKVMESHFDGMLLNLDNQEIWTRFVGLFNASNLLAVYATALELEQDKDEVLAIMSNLQPVQGRFETIRSLDGKFAIVDYAHTPDALKNVLAAISEIRTRNEQVITVVGAGGDRDKTKRPEMAKEALLASDKVILTSDNPRTENPAEILKDMEAGVAPQYKNKVLTIESRRDAIKTAAMLAQPGDIILIAGKGHENYQEVNGVKHHFDDKEEIKNCFGIED, encoded by the coding sequence ATGAAGTTACAGGATTTATTAGGAAATATAGAGTGTGTTGAGCAAGTTGGTTCACTTGATTTAGATATCACGGGAATTGAATTTGACTCAAGAAAAGTGAAGAAGGATTTTGCTTTTGTGGCGCAACGTGGTGTGCATGTTGATGGTCATAAATTTATTGAAAAAGCAATTGAACAAGGTGCAGCCGTGGTGGTTTGTGAGGAGATGCCGTCAGCTTTTCCTGAAAATGTTGCGTTTGTAAAGGTGGCCGATTCAAATAAAGTTTTAGGCGAGTTGGCAGCTGCATTTTATGGTTTTCCATCAAGAAAAATGAAAGTGGTTGGCGTAACCGGAACAAACGGAAAAACCAGTATTGCCACACTTCTGCATAAATTATTTTTATTACAGGGATACAATGCCGGTTTAATTTCAACCATTTCGTATAAAATAAACGAACGCGAGGAAACCGCATCACATACCACTCCAAATGCATTAAAAATACAGGAACTTTTAGCTGAAATGGCTGGCGAAGGTTGCGAATTCTGTTTTATGGAAGTTAGCTCGCACGCCATTCATCAAAAACGGATTTCGGGAATTGAATATGCCGGAGGTATTTTTACCAATATCACACACGATCATTTAGATTACCATAAAACTTTTGCAGAGTACATTAAAGCGAAAAAAGCATTTTTTGATGCGCTGCCAAAAACTGCTTTTGCATTGAGTAACATCGATGATAAAAATGGTTTGGTAATGATGCAGAATACAAAAGCCAGAAAACTGACCTATTCGAATCGTGCCATGGCCGATTACCGGTGCAAAGTTATGGAGAGCCATTTTGATGGAATGTTGCTGAATCTCGATAACCAGGAAATATGGACGCGTTTTGTGGGATTGTTTAATGCCTCAAATTTGTTGGCGGTTTATGCAACAGCGCTCGAGCTGGAACAAGACAAAGATGAAGTGTTGGCAATTATGAGCAATCTGCAACCTGTGCAGGGCCGGTTTGAAACCATTCGCAGCCTCGACGGGAAATTTGCCATTGTAGATTATGCGCACACACCCGATGCATTAAAAAATGTGTTGGCAGCCATTTCTGAAATAAGAACCCGGAACGAGCAGGTAATAACTGTTGTTGGTGCGGGCGGCGATCGCGACAAAACCAAACGTCCGGAAATGGCAAAAGAGGCTTTGCTGGCCAGCGATAAAGTGATTCTTACTTCGGATAATCCGCGCACCGAAAATCCGGCAGAGATACTAAAAGATATGGAGGCCGGTGTAGCTCCTCAATATAAAAACAAAGTGCTTACGATTGAAAGTCGGCGCGATGCGATAAAAACAGCTGCAATGCTGGCGCAACCGGGCGATATTATTCTGATTGCCGGAAAAGGACACGAAAACTATCAGGAAGTAAATGGTGTGAAACATCATTTCGACGATAAAGAAGAGATTAAAAACTGTTTTGGAATTGAAGATTAA
- a CDS encoding penicillin-binding protein, which yields MGIRKTILSRIAIVYFVLFLFGVVVVFKMVSVQQIKNDRWEEIEANLSNNTVIVPPVRGTICATDGSVLATSVPGYKVRIDLASEGVKRVFDQECDSLAYYLSAFYKDASKNEYKRKLRSAYNTGNRGLLLTPGKIDYAELQQFKKFPILRRGRFGGGMIIEQENQRINPLGILAARTIGGMNKAGALTQVPIGHNGLERAYEMYLRGEDGISYKQNVAGRWITRTEIEPENGMDIITTIDVKMQDITESALYNQAVKSNPEWATAVLMEVKTGEIKAIANLGMTKEGFGESDNYALGYRGCYEPGSTFKLVSLMVALEDGVVDTSDVFDTGNGFWAAEKIYDDHACGKVNVKQILEQSSNIGTAKVILSKYKNNPKDYVDRVYSFGIHKPLGLELPGEGQPYIKYPGNADWWGTTLGRMSYGYDLRLTPLQVLNFYNAVANDGKMVKPQLVKEIRDNGALVRKYKTEYINPMIASKETISKAQAMLEGVCQNGTGRGVQGKHFKVAGKTGTARVAREDGAGYVPGAYYASFVGYFPADDPMYSLIVTFKRPRNSIYGAAVAGPVFKEISEKVFAGQALKGGIEEEENEYEATPSIKPGLSEDILELAEELNLQNVEGRPASKLATVTIAENKVLLSEKEIPAGTVPDVRGMGASNAIYLMENAGLKVKLNGVGKVNKQSLPPGSKYRPGQTVYLALN from the coding sequence GTGGGAATTCGTAAAACCATATTGTCGCGTATTGCAATTGTGTACTTCGTACTTTTTTTGTTCGGAGTAGTGGTTGTGTTTAAAATGGTTTCTGTTCAGCAAATAAAAAACGATCGCTGGGAAGAAATTGAGGCAAACCTGAGCAACAATACTGTAATTGTACCACCGGTTCGGGGAACAATTTGTGCCACCGACGGCAGTGTGCTGGCCACTTCGGTGCCCGGATACAAAGTGCGGATCGATTTGGCATCGGAAGGTGTTAAGCGGGTTTTCGATCAGGAATGCGATTCGCTGGCGTATTATTTGTCGGCCTTTTACAAAGACGCTTCAAAAAACGAATACAAACGCAAATTGCGTTCGGCTTACAATACCGGAAACCGTGGTTTGTTATTAACTCCGGGCAAAATCGATTATGCCGAACTTCAGCAGTTTAAAAAATTCCCGATTCTTCGTCGCGGACGTTTTGGTGGCGGGATGATTATTGAACAGGAGAACCAACGTATAAATCCGCTTGGAATTCTGGCGGCCCGCACAATTGGAGGAATGAATAAAGCCGGTGCTTTAACTCAGGTTCCGATTGGGCACAATGGTTTAGAGCGTGCGTATGAAATGTATTTGCGTGGTGAAGATGGAATTAGCTACAAACAAAATGTGGCCGGACGCTGGATCACCCGCACCGAAATTGAGCCTGAAAACGGGATGGATATTATTACAACCATTGATGTAAAGATGCAGGATATTACCGAAAGCGCTCTTTACAATCAGGCAGTAAAATCGAATCCGGAATGGGCGACCGCTGTTTTAATGGAAGTTAAAACCGGCGAAATAAAAGCCATCGCAAACCTGGGAATGACCAAGGAGGGATTTGGCGAAAGTGATAACTATGCTCTGGGTTACCGGGGGTGTTACGAACCCGGATCGACATTTAAGTTGGTTTCGTTAATGGTGGCACTGGAAGATGGTGTTGTAGATACAAGCGATGTTTTTGATACCGGAAACGGATTTTGGGCCGCTGAAAAAATATACGACGATCATGCCTGCGGAAAAGTAAATGTGAAGCAGATTTTAGAGCAGTCGTCGAATATCGGAACGGCAAAAGTGATTCTCTCCAAATACAAAAACAATCCAAAAGATTATGTAGATCGTGTATACAGTTTTGGAATTCACAAGCCATTGGGATTGGAATTGCCCGGCGAAGGACAGCCATACATTAAATATCCCGGCAATGCCGATTGGTGGGGAACAACACTTGGTCGTATGTCGTATGGCTACGATTTGAGATTAACGCCACTTCAGGTACTTAATTTTTACAATGCCGTTGCCAACGACGGGAAAATGGTAAAACCGCAGTTGGTGAAAGAAATTCGCGACAACGGTGCTTTGGTACGAAAATATAAAACCGAATACATAAATCCGATGATCGCTTCGAAGGAAACCATTTCGAAAGCGCAGGCCATGCTCGAAGGTGTTTGTCAAAACGGTACTGGCCGTGGTGTTCAGGGAAAACACTTTAAAGTGGCCGGAAAAACAGGAACGGCGCGTGTTGCCCGCGAAGACGGTGCCGGTTATGTTCCGGGTGCGTATTATGCGTCGTTTGTGGGGTATTTCCCGGCTGACGATCCTATGTATTCGTTGATAGTAACTTTTAAACGTCCCCGGAATTCAATTTACGGTGCTGCTGTGGCAGGTCCGGTTTTTAAGGAAATTTCGGAGAAGGTTTTTGCCGGTCAGGCATTAAAAGGTGGAATAGAAGAAGAGGAAAACGAATACGAGGCAACTCCTTCAATTAAACCGGGTTTGTCGGAAGACATTTTGGAATTGGCCGAAGAGTTAAATCTTCAGAATGTTGAAGGGCGACCCGCATCGAAACTGGCAACGGTAACAATTGCCGAAAATAAAGTGCTGCTAAGCGAAAAAGAAATACCGGCCGGAACTGTTCCCGATGTTCGTGGAATGGGAGCCAGCAATGCCATTTATTTAATGGAAAATGCCGGGTTAAAGGTAAAACTGAACGGAGTTGGAAAAGTAAATAAACAATCCTTGCCGCCGGGGAGTAAATACCGGCCGGGGCAAACGGTTTATCTCGCACTCAATTAA